In Oreochromis niloticus isolate F11D_XX linkage group LG12, O_niloticus_UMD_NMBU, whole genome shotgun sequence, the DNA window GCTGCAAATCTTCTTCGTCACTACCCAACTGAGGAGGAAGAGCAGGCTTTAGAGCTGCTCTCGGAGATGGAGGACAGCAGTGAAACATTTCCTGCCGATTATGACATTGCCAATCAATTTCAACCGCCACCCGCATACACACCCTAATGCCACCAGACTCGCCTTTGTAACACCTTTCTCTCTCAGCACAGCTACTTAGCTTGATGGGCAAAGCCCAGCTCTTTATCAAATGGATATCTTTGCAAAAATACTCAGTGAACACAGCGTGTCAGTGCGCAGGTTCCTTGAATGACGGTGCTTGGGTGCATGAAAGCTTTCTTTAGTGGTGACAGAAATTTAGAAGCTAATTCTTACTTTCACCACTGGAGTTGTTAGTGAATTGCATGTAAATGGCTTTTAGGGATTTGGTCCTTACATGTAAAGAAAACTAAACTTGCTGGAAGTGCTCAACACGGCTCATGACAATTAATTGATGGAACAACCAGAGCTGGATCGTTTTAGTAGGATTTAGTTGAATGAGCGCTATCGGCGGTTGTTTTGCTCTCGATCGGACGTGAGTGGAGCTTTGTTTGCTTTATGGTTTTAGTTTGACGTGCTTGCCATTTGTGTGAATTTTATTTTACCGACACCTTACAGATGCAGAAATACACTGACAAGATTCTTTAAAcatctttattttatataaGATATCAGATTGGACCTTATTTATTGTCTGTGCTgtctttttgtagtttttgctttgttcatcttttcACTAGTTAAATCTTTGTTCACTTCTGTACTTGAAATAAGAAAACTGTCAGAAATTGTGAGCCAGGTCTTTGGTGTTTTAAAACGAatcatggtgtgtgtgtgtgtccgcgCGCGCatgtgtgagaaagtgtgtgtgtgtgtgtagcaatCGAGAGAAAGTGAGAAACATGTTTGTATTATTTCACAGTAAGGGTGacatttagtttaaaaaacacCTCACCGCATCAGAAGTTGTTCATTATATTTCTCGTGTttgcttttgaaaaaaaaaaaattacttgcACTTTGTGATTCCCACATGTGACCGTTTCAGTATGCATTTCCAGTGCATGAGTTCATTTGTGTGAAGACTTTAAACTTTGAGTCACCATCTAAACGAGAACATCTCACACAGGCAGAGGCTTGGACTTGTGACTGATGTTGTGATTCTAGTTGATTGTGTATTGTTCTGTTGATTCCATAATTTTCTGCATTTGTCCCTCAAACTGTCACTATAACCCCCCTTCCCTCCTCAATTTGTAAATAATGatcatttatacatttaaaaaagaagtgATCATAATAAAGGAAACCTCATACTTTTGCCTCTCGCTCGTCATCTGTGAATTAACATTGATTTATTGTGATTTCAGCAAATGCAGCCCGAAGGATCTGCGTTGATCTAACAGTGTTGTGACTTTAACATTTACGTCTGCCTGGGGTATTTCTGGTCTCGTAGTCTAGAGACTGTAGACACAACATGGCATTAAAGAGAGTAAGAGTCTTAAGGTCTAATGGACTTTAGTGGGCGTATGGTACGCCTTTTACTGTGAAGAGTTCAGAAGTATGAAGCAGTTTAAATGCTCGATCCATCCGTTTTCTTATCCATTTGAGGGTCGCAGTGAGGCTGGAGCctaggagagagagagactgggtACGTCCAAGACAGGTCGCAAGTCTGTTGTAGGGCTAGCACAGAGAGGCAGAAAGCCAATCACAGTCACATTCACACAAATGAGCAATTCTGAATCACCTCTCACCCTACCAAGAACAGAGAAACCCCATAGAAAAAGCCCCATCTGACTGGGGGacttgaacccaggacctttttgctgctaaaaaaaaaaaaagagtcttaCTGGCAAAGACTGCAAGGCTTTTCCCGGATGCATAATGTGGTCAATATACAGACTTTAAATAATGAGCTAGCGTAGAATAACATATATCATGAGGCTAAATTACAGACTGTCAAGTTCTGCCACACTTCATAAATCAGATTACCTTAGATTACTTTGAACTAGCTAAACGCACAAGATTTAAACAATCCCTGTAATTGAATTGGGACAAAGGAGTAACTATAGAAAGCGGGGAAAAAAGGCTCACTCAGGCATCACATCGATTGTTGCCTTATATAAAAGACACTGTGACTGTTTTGCAAAAGTATATGTTAGCTGTTCTTCAAGTTCGCTTGTCTGCATCTGTTGCCAAGAGTTAAACTATTAAAAGGTCAAGATACTGTTTGGGTTGAAGCACTACATGTTTACATTGCTCTTCAAAGCTGAAGTGTCACTCTGTGGCCAAATGACTTAATCAGATAAATAAACAAGGTATTAATAGGAAAGAGTGTTCATGAGGAGGAGAGTAAGTCAGTCAAGGCGAACAAGAGACGGCTCTTCTCAGAAGACAGAGCTTACGTGGTAACGTCACTTAGCCCCACTCTGCAGGTATATATACGGACAACCTCGTTGACATCAACACCACGACCATTAAAAGTCTCTACGTGGCTCTGTGGTAAAACTGTgaagtcttttattttttaaaattttcttctACAACAGTGAGATTGAAGCTAAATCATGCTGGCAACCAGGGCTTTGCTGTCAAAACAAACGCTGGCTGTTCTTTCTCGCCAGCCTGCCTGCTTTGTGCACCAGGGTGACTACGGCAACTGGGGAAATACTAACGTTGCAGTGGTAAGTGATGCAGATCAGTCTGGGAGAAAGGAGCAGATCAACGGGTGTGGGTGTAGTTGTGATTTGGTGACtccatgtgtttcaggtttTCTCAGGATGCGGATGGTGGGACGGCACTGATGTCCATGAAGGGGTTTAGTGAGTATCACTCCTGCTGAGGTCAGGAAATGCACATGACTGAATTAACACGGGCAGATGGTAATGCACCCCTCTCGTCTTCAGCACCATGTACCACCTGAGCCGTAACGGCGCCCGCTTCCAGATGTTTGCTCCAAATCAACAGCAGATGCACGTGATTGACCACATGAGAAAGCAACCTGCCTCTGGAGAGAACCGGTAGGCCTCGAAGATGGGTGCAGTGGGCGTTTTGACTTTGTCTATGGTTACGTGGGTGCACTTTGTGATGAATTCTGTCCATCCCCACAGGAATATGATGATGGAGGCAGCCCGCTTCAGTCACGGACAGGGAATGACGCAAATGCAGGACCTGTCCAAGCTGGACGTCAACAGCTTCGACGCCGTCATCTTTCCAGGAGGACATGGAATCATCAAGAATCTGTGAGGAGTGCTGACATGTGAAGAAATCACTCTGAGACCAGCTGGTGTAAATCAGAGTTAGGATTAGATACAACACAAGTTCGtattgcattaaaaatgaacCACTAATTACTAGTTTTAACTCTTCAGATCCTCTTTTATGAAGGACGGCAAAGACTGCAAGCTGCACGGCGACGTGGAGAGGGTGCTTAAGGATTTCCATCGTTCACGCAAGCCTATCGGGTGCGTAAGATCTGAGCAATATTCACTCCGGCAGTACTGATGGAGAATTTGATAAATCACAAGGCCACTTTAAAGACCGCCAGTGAGTTCTGGCACACTTTAAATCAGATTATCTTAGATTACTTTAAactatttaaagatttaaacaaTCCCTGTAATGGAATTGGGACAATGGAGAGGctgtaaaaaggaaaacagtcaGGCAGTGAATGCTGAGCTGCTGACTGAGAGACTTTATATTTACAGTGTTGCAGATTCTCTTAGTAGTTACTAATATGATCTTATTAGGTAAAAATGATCACATCGCATCCTTAAAATTTGTTAATCATTTCATTTCCTGCGAGTAAAGCTTTGCACATGGAAATCTGACTTCTACCGTGGAACAGTGAAACTACAGAGAATAGTTGGTGTGTTAAAATAACAAACCCAGTCGAGAAGAAAAGctgcatataattaaataagTGATTGAGAAGATTTACAAAGCTTCAGCTAAAAGTTTCCTTATTGGCTCTCACTGATCAGAGCAGACAGCAGGACAAGCAGAGTCCTAAGCTGACATCGAGGAACATGAGGGCAGGCAGACCACACAAATCCTGCTGTTCAAAGCAGGCAGGACAGGCTCGGCACTGACACTcaggtgttgttcaaaatgttaagaaaagaaaaaagaaagaaaaaaaatcaggatcACAATAATCTATGAAAATCTCCAGGTTTATCTAACCCCTCCTACTTTAGTGCTTTTTTCCAGTTAATCTAAtgctcattttttaaattagcatTGGATTAGCTTCATCCTGATCCGGATTCAAAGTGTATGAGATGACCACATCCCGATTGCGCCTGTTCTAAATGGGACTACATACATTATCACAGTGCAGGGTGCTGGCTGTGGCTTCTGGGTATTCTGAACTCAAGTTTTAAACCATAAGATCACAATGATCCTCATTTATGGAGAGAACAGATTATTAAAGCTGGCTTTCCTACAAATTTTGAACGAGGCTAGATTACGtaatgtaatctgattacagaatgcctttttgtcttttgaaaaCATCCGATCAGACTGCTTCATAATGAGTACCGGTTTGGCCTTGGTGACTGCGTTGGCACAAGGGCACTGATGAGGTGATGAGCAGTGGCCGCGCAGACAGGGAACAGGGTGCAGAAGACCTAGTCAAAGGTCACAGGAGATGCGGGATTACAGGAATTAAAGAGTGGAGTTGGAGGCTGAGTGGGGTTAAAAAGTACTCTTGACCGCGACCCAAAGAGGAATAATCCTTTCCTACTGCCATTAATGCCTACAGAGGAGTCGGAGCCATTACAGATTATTTAAAGACTAAAACAGCCATCATCTGAAGCCATTCTACCATCAAGAGCAAAGGCCTTCAAATGTTTTGCAAGCTGTGTAATTTGGGAGTCAGTATCACTGTCAAAGTGATGACATGTTTCTGTTGCAGACGGGAGCCCTGCTGCCTCCATATAACACCCCCTCCATTGTTCTGTTTTGTCAGAGCTGTAATTGAGTCTTTAAATCTGAAAACGATCTGccaacaaaacaagcaaacctATATTTAGAATCACACCACCTTTCTTAAACCGAGAATTTAGTGCCTGGGAGGCATAATGAGTACTCCGCAATGCGCATCTCCTCCATGGCACAAACCTTCCAGCTGCAGCttcatgcagaaaaaaaaaccccttagCTTTTCAGTGCAGTGCCACGATGTCTGACAGGCAGATCGAAAGGTGCAAAGAGGGGCGAGGAAATGGTCAGTGTCTGTGAAGACCGCGGGTCACAGGCAGCACTCTTAAAACTCAAATACCTGCGCAGTGCATTAGAAACTGCTCTCATTTCTCCTGAGAAATAACTGAACAGTGCTTCATGCATGTCTGTATTTAGCTTTGTTAACAGTATTTAAAAATGTgggtggaaaaaagaaagacgTATCCTGTCTGTTAGAGGTGGGTGGATCAATCCAAGTATCAATAGTATTGATACCAGTggtggtattggtatcagattgAGTCTGGTAATAGGAACAATACTTTATTTCTGCCCtctaagttcagtatgtagcccaGTGAATTGGATtgatacatttttaatgaaaacatatattaaatttaaaaaatgtttataaaaaaatctacacaaaataaaaaattttggTTGTCatggttattttatttatagcttttagcacatttaaacaacagaagctgaTCCAAAGTGTTTCAGAGACAAGCACATTTACATCCCAGCTCCGAAACAaacccagtttcaaaataaatgagTTTTGTTGTCTTAACTGATAATTGTAGAAAGTAAAAATGACTGTGACTGTGTTTAGAATTTGCAAACtgatgatgattcatctcataaatcatgacacactgctctcccaAACATAAGCTGTCTTTATAGGTTATCAGTATCAGTACTGCTATCAGCAATGCTGGCCTGGTATTTTCCTGGCATCAGATGGATATCAACATTTGCAGTATCAGACAGCACTACTGCCTGTCATCAGTCAAGAGTATGGGTATAAATTGCAGATTAAGTGATGGCAAACGTTCACTGAGCTTCTATTCCACTTTTCcaaattaaaactttgggtCTTTTGGCTTTAATTTGCTGTTAAATGATCATATTAATCCTAATCTAGCCACCAGTTTTGTGGTGTCGCACCAAATCAGTGCTGCTCTGGGAGAGACTTTCTTTTCTCAGGACTGAGTCTCTCCTGTCTGGCTTACACCGGTAAGTCTCCCACCCTGACCGACCTCAGACGACTGTCCTCTGCCGCTCCTGTTTCAGACTCGCCAGCATGGCTCCTGTGCTGGCCTGCCGTGTGCTGCCGAGCATTGAGGTAACCATGGGTTACGAGCGAGACGACAACACCCGCTGGGGACACTGGCCAAACACAAACATGGTGCAGGCTGTGAAGGGCATGGGTGCTCGCCACAACGTCCGTGAGCCATATATATCCTTTCCAAGGTCTCCTTTTCAGTATTAATATCAGTGAAAAATATTCTCTTTGTCGTTATCCTGAAATAACTTCTGATTTGACCTTAACCCTTTCCTTTACGAAGCCTATGTGGATGAGAAGAACAAAGTGGTTAGCACTCCATCCTTCATGTGGGAGACTGACTATCACTATCACTATATATTTGATGGTATTGGAAATATGGTCAAGCATGTCATGCGCATGTCAACCAAGTGAGGTGGCGTCTGGAGAAGAAATAGTGCTACCACAAAATATACACCTGTGTACTGTGATGAATTCTTAcctgaaacaataaaaaatagtttagtaaaacagcaaatgctgtgttttgtgtagTCTTGTTTGGTCAATATGCGAGCTGAGGATGGGGATAAAGACAGCCACTGAGAAATCCACTGCGCTTCCTCAAAATAACAAGTCAGAGTTTTAATAGCAAGTGTCCTCTTTTGGTACATTTGTGCTCTTAATTGCTGATTTGGGAGCATGAGAAAGCACCATCACAGCTACTTCCACCAATTTAACAGATAAACATCACATGGAGAAAATAATTAATGGTTTTGATCCCAGAAAGGTTCGTATGTAGAAAGGATCTACACCTCGAGTGTAGGTAAAGTCTAATATCGCACAAATACCCCGACATTTTAAGTCCTTAAATCAAACTGTGACTCAGCTTTCTGCAGAACACTGCCTACACTCACAATAGTGAGTCATGTAAAGAAAAGTAATCTTGGGAAAAAGTAGGAGCAAAGGTAAGTGGCAGTTAGCGTCTGTCAATCAAAGCACACAGTTAACTGATCAGCAAGTGTCAGCTCCTCTGTAAATGCAGACATTTTGTCAGTTTGCCGGTTTGGagtattcaggtgtgtgttaacataaTCCCACCGTGTTCCCAGGAGTGACATGCCAGtgaattcaccccaaggtcagaccacACAATGCTGAGAAAAACTGGGAAAAACCCAACAGCTACATCAGACTCTAGAGACCTCAGTTAGTTGACCTTAGTCAGCTGTTAATGTTAAAGCTTATAACAGTATAATAAGAAAAAGATTGAACAAGTAGTGGAAAATGTCTGGCCACgtttgttaaagaaaaaaacaaacatcagcacaaacacctcacaccAACTGTCAGGCACGGTGGGGAAGCGATAATGATTTGGCCACAGGACCTGTGCACTTTCTGTAAGACCTCCTCAAAGTCATGcagaaaacaattacttcaCGCCTTTGCGGCTTAAGATGGCTCTGCGAGCTGCAAGTAAGTAGAATCTAACAGAGCCCCTGAAATACTTTTAATATAAAAGATAAAGCTGACTtgattttgtgtcattttgaaAACACTGGCAGCCTCATACCTACAGGTTTGCTTTAAACAAGCGttggtaacactttataacaTGGCCCATGACTAAAGGCGTAATTCCTCTGTATTTAAACAGAATATgcatgtattttatttgaaattacaatCTAATTATATTTACTTACAAATACTTAAATATATGTACGTTAGAACAAGAGGGTAACAAGTCAGGTTTTTACAAGAAACAAAGGAATAATTACACTGTAAGTAACTTTAAGTACTGCGtaatttcaagttattttgcggaacaacaaacaatatttCCCCATATTACATTGTGATTACAAATGtggatgttatttattttttcttgtaagGGAAAATCCTAATAATCCTAATAATTTGTGAATCCTTTCCTGTAAAACACCTGAAAGTTAGGCATGATCACTTCATAATACGGCCCCCTACAAAAACAAAGGATAGTGTACTTATAATATAGATGAGgaaatatagtttttctgcaaaattaccAAAAACTTGTACACAGTACTTAAAATGACTTACAATACAACCCATACCGCTTTTCCTGTGAAATATCCAAAATTTTAGATACACCTTTTAAATCACGTGTGCACTATTTAAATTCATTTATAATATAAtcattttctctttcctgtAGTGATGCACGACTGAAAAAGTAGTGCTAAGTGTGCTGAAGGTGTTTTCCGTTATTGTGGTCTGGTTTTTTGCAACAACTTCCTGCTGATCTACAACTCTGCACATATTCAAAAACAGACTCCAAACCTTTTTATTAACCCGGGTTTACACTGAATAGATCCTGTtgatttgttttgctgttttcactGTCTTTAAGGCATTGTAAACCTACACAGGGTTTTAATGCTGTTGTCTTATTAAGCACATTGATTTTACATATGTAATGTGCTATATCAATAAAATTGTTATTGCTATATAAATCTAAAATCTACTTACATTATAATTATTTCTAATTTTGCTGTAAAAAAGAACTTACCCCCTCATTCTAGTGTACCTACCTTCAACTACTTGTAGATAAATATAATTacattataattaaaaaaagaaattccattTAATTACAGGGGAATTAGACTCTTGATCGCAAGCCTTATTTTAGAGGGTTACACGAGCTTTAATGAGAGGGACTATTGTGTGATAAAGTGtgtaaagtgtttaaaaaagaaaatcagtcaACACTCTTTTAGTCTGATGCATTCTGAATAAAACAATTTATTCATTACAAAcatataaaaatgacaaaaaacagcCAGGTGGTAAGATATAAAAATTTCCAGTTTGTACAAAGCTTCCAAAGCCACCGTCAGAAATGCATTTTCATCTGGGTTAGGTAAGTAAATATAATACAAATCCCAAACTATAGCTACAAAGATATTCTTTAGATCTCTGTTTGTCAGGTGATGTACAAAAGCGGCTTCTGTtcggtaaaaaataaaacaaaagcaaaaaaaacggGCACAAAATTCATAACAGACTTCAAATACAGAATCAGAAGTCGATGAAATATTCACAGTGCTGCCTTCACATCGAGGATGTGAATTGTAAACATCGTTGCATATCGTAAGTCGCTTCAATAAATATACACAAATACTCATTGTGTGAGGAGAAGGTGTTCAATCAGTGTGAATCCTCCGGTTTTTGTTTGAATACATCCCGCCAGCCGAAACCTCTCCACTGTCATTCAGCGTGACGTGAATAAAATAAGGCAAAAATAAATTTCCCTGTGAATCTTATCAAGTGTGACAGTATCTGTTATTCATAAATCGCAGAGGTAAAGTCTGACTGACTCAGGTGGAGTAAAGAAGCGTTTTTCTTTGAAGAGGACTGTACACAATACAACATTCAATCATTCACAATAAACTATATAtaaacatttatacattttgaaCTAATACAGGGGCAATATTTTAGGTGAACTGTTTAATAAGAGCTCAATGGGAGGATGTTACTGGGACAGATAATATGTGGGATACATAATTTTAGGCAACCGAAGGGTGAGTCGTAGCAGGAAGTGAGCAAATTCTTTTCAGTAACACAAATTGCAGGAAGCCTTAGCATTATTTAAACTgcaattactattattattatttaagtaCTTAGTCTCATTAAGTGGGAGTGGGaagaaaatgcttttagtgCTGTTTGATTGGTATCACAGGCGACACTAGAGACACAGACACTGCCTAAACATCCCTAAAGGAACATCTTAAACAGTCCAAATACGTAGTAGGCTGTTGCTTTTATAAAGCAGGTCTTTCTGAACTGTGgactgtaaaaacatttttaagccTCACTAAACTTATCATTCCTTTGGGCCTGATTGTCAAGATTACAAAATAAAACCTCAAATACAGCTGCACGCGCTTcgtaagaaaaataaataattcctTTTCAGCTTCATTATGCAAAGCACAATGGAACAACAAGACAAGAAAAAGAATACGTAATCCAAAAACAACCAAAGAGTTGCTGTCTTATATTTGATGAGCAATGTCCGTTTAAACAGAGGATTCACATAGCAAAGCTCCAGTGAGGT includes these proteins:
- the gatd3l gene encoding ES1 protein, mitochondrial: MLATRALLSKQTLAVLSRQPACFVHQGDYGNWGNTNVAVVFSGCGWWDGTDVHEGVYTMYHLSRNGARFQMFAPNQQQMHVIDHMRKQPASGENRNMMMEAARFSHGQGMTQMQDLSKLDVNSFDAVIFPGGHGIIKNLSSFMKDGKDCKLHGDVERVLKDFHRSRKPIGLASMAPVLACRVLPSIEVTMGYERDDNTRWGHWPNTNMVQAVKGMGARHNVREPYEAYVDEKNKVVSTPSFMWETDYHYHYIFDGIGNMVKHVMRMSTK